The Vigna unguiculata cultivar IT97K-499-35 chromosome 1, ASM411807v1, whole genome shotgun sequence nucleotide sequence ATAAATTGTaatctttatttaattgaaaatccCAAAAATTACATTGTTATACTAAACACTAAgggtaaataaaaaaagtaaataatgttattgaaattctatgaaataaataaatggaaaaaaaaaagtcttcaAAATTAAGAGAGACAAAAATCAACAGAGGGGGTATTGAGTAAATGTCTCTTATTATTGTTCAATAATGacctaaaattattattgacatGGTTTTAAAAACTTAGAATTGAACCGGTCCgattaaactataaaataagaCATGCAATCCACGATCATGAATGATGGGCATTTCTTCCTCCACCCTCCTTTTTTAATCCTCATCtcctaaaattatatattccaATTTTACTcttataaattcataataaaatattaaaagttaattttgtcatcttctttacAAACCGTTGTCTCCAAACTTTTCTTTCTGGGGGATATGTAACATTTTGAGATTTTAAGCAACTGTATAATCCGAAATATGTTACCAAATCTAGAAATATgttcaaaacaaatattttaaaatatttttataagtatatattttaaattaaaaatcagaCATACACTTTTGAATTCAGTGAAACATTTCAGAATACAAACATATTTTGTGAAATTCCTAATCCGAAACATTACTCcatatttagaaatatattcCAGATCACTCCATTCAAAGAACATTGTTGTGTTTCGGAATATGTAATCCAAAAATCTGGAACATGTTAACATGACCACGTGACCGGAAACAAAATATATACCTAGTTTTTATGGGCAACTGAAACTTCATAAATGTTCCAACTCTTTTTATTAcgattgaaaaaaattactagATCATGCGGTATTAGaccttaatattttaatttcttttttacatttatttttgtaatttaaagtattaatattgttgaaaaatatatgatCTAGGAACTTGTAATTGTGGTGGTCGACTTATGACTTATGATTTAGCACTGGTAGTCCAGCCGCCAATCAAGAATACCCAGCTGCCTCGAGTGAAATTGGTAGAATCACATTAAGCTATCTATCCATACataaatatagttaaaatattttaatattatttgacgAATATAAAATACTAAGTATTATTTGAACTATTCGtattgaaaataaacaaataaattacaaCACTTAAATGGtcacattactcaataaatttagttatgtatatatgttatttacattattttagcATTTCATCAACATATAAAGAAGTGAACagtaataaattttctttttaattaaaattttaaagagggaaaaattttaaattagacaaATAAATAGTGTGAGTagacttttttaattttgtgtaaAGAGAAACTTTAGAATGGCATATTCGACTGATTGGGGTATTTAAAAAGTGCTTCGCTGGTGCTATCTTCagattcaaattaaatttatttaaacgaaacaacatcatattttctattctttattaCAGTTTGACCTCCAAAGTTGCACGATCTTATAAAATTTGTCCTCTAATGCCGAACGTATTTAAACCTTCATGGTTAAAATAGTTGTGTGGTAATTTTTTGAAACGCCACAAGACAATTTATGtctttatataaattaagaagtaatttcttaatataaatataaataaaagagttcACAAAATCGTGAAGTTTTTATGATGCGATCGACCGCGTATCTATAAATATTTCATAGATaggacaaaaataatatataatattttcagaagttttggaaaagaaaaaaaaacattcaaatagTATAGGTTTTATAGTTTCCAATGGTTCTTTGtgctttttctatttaattttttttattatcaatattatgaaAGTTATTTTTCTCTCAGTGTTAAGCTAATCTATCATTATTCaaccaaaatatatttgtaagtcTCTCTGTTTCGTATAGTTAAGGAACCTTAAAATATAGATGTAGTGATATATAGTAAtgataataagtaattttttcattttagaaaaaaaatatcttacaaaTCTAACTGTAATGTTTTGGAAGAATAATATATCTCAAAAGGCAACAGCAGACACTATTTGTAGAAACATGAAGTTTTCAACAAAAGCTTCAATGGTGTTTGGATTGAATGTGAATTTGTTTGAAAAAGACGTATTAAGAAGATCCAAAAATAAGAATTTGTGGACAAGGaaaaagttaaaacaagaaGACGAGGGAAGCAAGAGACGGTGACATTAGAATTTAGGACAAGTGGAAAAAGACCCAGAGAAAGTAAAATCCTTGACGAGGAATAGTTCTCAACGTGTTTTAATACCATTAGCTCCTACCAAGAACTTAGCAGAGAGAGGGAGGAAAAGGGTGGGGTGAATTACAAAGCATAaggctaaaaaaaacaaaagcttgaatattataatatgaGTGTCAATAATGATTGACGAAGACGTCGTATTCGACGATGGCATCGCCTTTGGAGAAATCGACGGAGTGGAACCTGGCCTGAGCGTAGCCACGAGCGAAGCGAAAAGCGCCGGTGCCGCCAACGATGGCCATTTCCCTAACAGGTTCGCTCATTATCATGTTTCTGGCCAACACGCTGATGGTGCTGCCGTTGAAGTCTCCGTCGGTGAAGGCCATGGTCATGACCATCATGAGCCCCATCTCCGCCTGAGATATGGAAGTGTAAATCCCCTGGGCCTTCCCCACGAGTTTGGAGTCGGGTTCGGGTCCCGCCGTCAAGGGGTCGTCCATGGCGACAACGGTGCCGAAGGGAAGGGCGTCCTTGGCCTTTCCGTTGGGCTCGGCGACAATGACCATGCTGGGGTTGGGCCCGGTGACTACGTCGTGGAAGAAGAAGTGAAGGTGGGTGAACTTGTCCTCACGGAAACCCATGAGCGTTGGTGTGAGACTTTGATAGTAAGTGGCGGTGACGAGAGTGATGAGTAAAGAGAGGTTAAGGCAAAAGAAAATGGTGGAGTTGGCCATGCTTCACAAACTGGACACGCTCAATTCAATTTCTCTTACTCTTTCTCTTGGCTTCCACTGGATCGGTGTGAGCTTTCAACTCTCCCCCACAAACTATTTATAAGCTCACACTACCCCACAAAACCCTTTTCTTAATCTCACCAATTCAAACTCAACACCATTTTCACTTctcctttaattttatataaggTGActgctcatttttttttcttttttttttttttatattcatcttCTTACCGtttaaattagaattttattataatatatctttgctggttataaaatattattaatgaacagtggtgtcaaaatatatcttttcttttatataaaacaaaattttaaactgCGTGAATTTTAGTTCAAATTATGTATTGTATGTCAAATTTTATATGgttcaaaacaataaaataaaggttaaatatatgttttagattgataaatttttagatttttttttctatt carries:
- the LOC114193911 gene encoding dirigent protein 2-like, which encodes MANSTIFFCLNLSLLITLVTATYYQSLTPTLMGFREDKFTHLHFFFHDVVTGPNPSMVIVAEPNGKAKDALPFGTVVAMDDPLTAGPEPDSKLVGKAQGIYTSISQAEMGLMMVMTMAFTDGDFNGSTISVLARNMIMSEPVREMAIVGGTGAFRFARGYAQARFHSVDFSKGDAIVEYDVFVNHY